The Methanothrix soehngenii GP6 genome has a window encoding:
- a CDS encoding histone family protein has product MPILPVAPVSRLIREAGAKRVSEGARDALAEVLESYGLEVAREAAGWANHAKRKTVKAEDIREAVKRVKPPAVLER; this is encoded by the coding sequence ATGCCAATACTTCCTGTTGCCCCGGTAAGCAGACTGATTCGCGAAGCAGGGGCTAAAAGAGTGAGCGAGGGCGCAAGAGATGCGCTGGCAGAGGTTCTGGAGAGCTATGGCCTGGAGGTGGCTCGAGAGGCCGCGGGCTGGGCGAACCACGCCAAGAGGAAGACTGTCAAAGCGGAGGACATAAGAGAAGCAGTCAAAAGAGTTAAACCTCCTGCGGTTTTAGAAAGGTGA
- a CDS encoding molybdopterin biosynthesis protein, giving the protein MPKEFRSLISLQEAKSIISDHLPPAREKAVALGSSLGCILAEKVISSQDVPGFGRASMDGYAVISQDTIVAREDRPVSLRLAGSVPMGRRPEIEISRGEAAEVSTGSMMPKGADAVVMIEYSLAQKGIVYIRRPAFGGENVQAAGSDISFGEAVLFPGTPIAAREIGVLAALGRESVRVRSLDVGLASTGAELIPPGRELLLGQIYDINSYTIAAGVEDCGARPRSYGILPDDKEQMARTLLRMAEECDMILVSGSTSAGAGDMIYQVIEEVGELIFHGVNFKPGKPTIFGIIRGKPCIGLPGYPTSALTVFAELAAPAIRSVLGRGHSENKTAGRLAGPLRTEGRQQMLAVGVSGDLVYPVDKGSGSITTLALADGVIEIPAGVEFLEGGSPVQVRLFSPAQGPCLVVAGENSLFLERLAEDLPWRLMLLNTGSYRGRIYLEDGIADLAAVSSPLEEAPKGEAKVVWSGKRELGLIYRDPSAPVDPASQRIVGWPRDSAMKEAFEQALTEMGIGAPVYVRLAKTHTAMAAIVASGRADLGFGEKEAASQAGLGFKPVVEDELYLLAGPKGLGNPRIKSLMSALPLQTI; this is encoded by the coding sequence ATGCCCAAGGAGTTTCGCAGCCTCATCTCATTACAGGAAGCCAAATCGATCATCTCAGACCACCTGCCGCCAGCCCGGGAAAAGGCCGTTGCCCTGGGCTCGTCTCTTGGCTGTATCCTGGCGGAGAAGGTGATATCAAGCCAGGATGTTCCCGGCTTTGGCCGCGCCTCTATGGACGGTTATGCGGTCATCTCTCAGGACACTATCGTAGCGAGAGAGGACCGGCCTGTATCTCTCCGCCTGGCGGGATCGGTGCCCATGGGCAGAAGGCCTGAGATTGAGATCTCGCGGGGCGAGGCAGCGGAGGTCTCCACCGGTTCCATGATGCCCAAAGGTGCAGATGCGGTGGTCATGATCGAGTACTCCCTGGCCCAGAAGGGCATCGTTTACATCCGCAGGCCGGCCTTTGGGGGGGAGAACGTTCAGGCGGCTGGAAGCGACATATCCTTTGGGGAGGCAGTCCTCTTTCCCGGAACGCCGATTGCAGCCCGCGAGATAGGCGTTCTGGCCGCTCTGGGAAGGGAGAGCGTCCGGGTACGAAGCCTGGATGTGGGCCTGGCCTCCACCGGAGCGGAGCTAATTCCCCCCGGCCGGGAGCTCTTGCTCGGCCAGATCTATGATATCAATAGCTACACCATAGCTGCGGGAGTGGAGGACTGCGGCGCCCGTCCCAGGAGCTATGGCATTCTGCCGGACGATAAGGAACAGATGGCGAGAACCCTGCTGAGGATGGCAGAAGAGTGCGATATGATCCTGGTGAGCGGCAGCACCTCAGCCGGGGCAGGGGATATGATCTATCAGGTTATAGAGGAGGTCGGAGAACTGATATTTCACGGGGTAAACTTCAAGCCGGGAAAGCCCACCATCTTCGGGATAATCCGGGGCAAGCCATGTATCGGACTGCCAGGCTATCCCACTAGCGCTCTGACCGTCTTTGCCGAGCTGGCCGCCCCCGCCATACGCTCTGTCCTGGGCCGTGGGCATTCTGAGAACAAAACCGCCGGAAGGCTGGCCGGCCCTCTGCGCACGGAAGGAAGGCAGCAGATGCTGGCAGTGGGCGTATCGGGGGATCTGGTCTATCCGGTGGACAAGGGCAGCGGCTCGATTACCACCCTGGCCCTGGCTGACGGAGTGATAGAGATTCCGGCAGGTGTGGAGTTCTTAGAGGGAGGATCACCGGTCCAGGTCCGACTCTTCTCGCCAGCCCAGGGTCCCTGTCTGGTGGTGGCAGGAGAGAACTCCCTATTCCTCGAGCGGCTGGCAGAGGATCTGCCCTGGAGGCTGATGCTCTTGAACACCGGTTCGTACCGGGGACGGATCTATTTGGAGGATGGCATTGCAGACCTGGCAGCGGTTTCAAGCCCATTGGAAGAGGCTCCCAAGGGCGAGGCGAAGGTCGTCTGGAGCGGCAAAAGAGAGCTGGGGCTGATCTACCGGGACCCTTCAGCTCCGGTCGACCCGGCCAGTCAGAGGATAGTGGGCTGGCCGAGGGATTCCGCTATGAAAGAGGCATTCGAGCAGGCCCTGACGGAAATGGGCATCGGCGCTCCCGTTTACGTGCGCCTGGCCAAGACCCACACTGCCATGGCGGCCATCGTTGCCTCCGGCCGGGCGGACCTTGGATTTGGGGAAAAGGAGGCAGCAAGCCAGGCCGGACTGGGATTCAAGCCGGTAGTAGAGGACGAATTGTACCTCTTGGCAGGGCCCAAGGGCCTGGGAAATCCCCGGATAAAATCGCTTATGTCTGCCCTTCCTTTGCAGACGATATAG
- the gatE gene encoding Glu-tRNA(Gln) amidotransferase subunit GatE: MATDNPPGLDYRQLGLICGIEIHQQLDTACKLFCGCPTAHREVEDSNFEFFRYLRPSRSELGEIDRAALEEVLVSRKFHYKCYDTTCLVEADEEPPSQINPEALEISLVIARLLSMQIVDEVCTMRKMVIDGSNTSGFQRTAYIGSKGSIQTNQGPVGIDILCLEEEAARIIEDRGDSLVYSLDRLGIPLVEIGTAPDIISPAHAREVASYLGMILRSTGRVKRGLGTIRQDVNVSIKGGARVEIKGVQALNLVDKIVELEALRQHGLLQIKEELIRRGAAVDDTVFDVTSLFSQTDSKVLARSIKKGGVVLACRLAGFAGLVGREVQPGRRLGSEMSDRAKRAGVGGIFHSDELPAYGVTAAEVESVRVQLQAGKEYAVIMVTGPEDRARKAMDAVLVRAREAMELVPEETRRALPDGCSEYMRPLPGSARMYPETDVPSVAINEQTLEGLELPELFRARSERFGRDYGLNSELARVMAASPNYQLFEEIVSHIQLSPSIAVRALETIPIELARDGVDISALSDNHFKDALGLVAEGRIAKEGLAELFRALAERPDRSAADAAAASGLAGVDEVEVAKIVQAIVADKMDLVRSKGERAAAPLMGLVMKELRGKADGALVSAILKKEINNILSE; the protein is encoded by the coding sequence ATGGCAACTGATAACCCCCCCGGTTTGGACTACCGCCAATTGGGCCTCATATGTGGAATCGAGATTCATCAGCAGCTGGATACCGCCTGCAAGCTCTTTTGCGGCTGCCCCACCGCTCATCGAGAGGTAGAGGACTCCAATTTTGAGTTCTTCCGCTATCTCCGCCCATCGAGAAGCGAGCTTGGGGAGATCGATCGCGCTGCCTTGGAGGAAGTACTGGTCTCGCGCAAGTTCCATTACAAGTGCTATGACACCACCTGCCTGGTGGAAGCGGACGAGGAGCCGCCGTCCCAGATCAATCCCGAGGCCCTGGAGATATCATTAGTCATCGCCCGTCTATTGAGCATGCAGATCGTGGATGAGGTCTGCACCATGAGGAAGATGGTGATAGACGGCTCCAACACCTCTGGATTCCAACGCACGGCCTACATCGGCTCTAAGGGGAGCATTCAGACCAACCAGGGACCGGTGGGCATAGACATACTCTGCCTGGAGGAGGAGGCTGCGAGGATCATCGAGGACCGGGGAGACAGCCTGGTCTACTCCCTCGATCGCTTGGGCATTCCTTTGGTGGAGATTGGGACGGCGCCTGATATCATCTCTCCTGCTCATGCCCGGGAGGTGGCCTCGTACCTGGGCATGATTCTGCGCTCCACTGGCCGGGTGAAAAGGGGATTGGGCACCATTCGCCAGGATGTGAATGTCTCCATAAAAGGCGGGGCCCGGGTGGAGATCAAAGGGGTACAGGCCCTGAACCTGGTGGACAAGATTGTGGAATTGGAGGCACTCCGCCAGCATGGGCTGCTGCAGATCAAAGAGGAGCTTATAAGGCGGGGGGCAGCAGTCGATGATACCGTATTTGATGTCACATCGCTCTTCTCCCAGACCGATTCCAAGGTTTTAGCCAGATCCATCAAGAAAGGCGGCGTGGTCTTGGCCTGCAGGCTGGCGGGATTTGCCGGATTGGTGGGAAGGGAGGTCCAGCCAGGCAGAAGGCTTGGCTCAGAGATGTCCGATCGGGCCAAGAGAGCGGGGGTGGGGGGGATCTTCCATAGCGATGAGCTGCCCGCTTATGGCGTGACCGCTGCAGAGGTCGAGTCGGTAAGAGTTCAACTCCAAGCAGGGAAGGAATACGCAGTGATCATGGTCACAGGACCCGAGGACCGGGCCAGAAAGGCCATGGATGCGGTCCTGGTCCGGGCGAGGGAAGCCATGGAATTGGTGCCTGAGGAGACGCGCCGCGCTCTTCCCGATGGCTGCTCGGAGTATATGCGGCCCCTGCCAGGCTCGGCCCGGATGTATCCGGAGACGGATGTGCCCTCCGTGGCGATCAACGAGCAGACGCTGGAAGGCCTTGAGCTTCCCGAGCTCTTCAGGGCCCGATCAGAGCGCTTTGGTCGCGATTATGGCTTGAACTCCGAGCTGGCCAGGGTGATGGCCGCCTCTCCCAACTATCAGCTCTTTGAGGAGATCGTATCCCATATCCAGCTCTCACCATCCATTGCAGTCCGGGCCCTGGAGACGATTCCAATCGAGCTGGCCAGAGATGGGGTGGACATATCAGCGCTCTCAGATAATCATTTCAAGGACGCCCTGGGGCTGGTGGCGGAGGGACGGATCGCCAAGGAAGGGCTGGCCGAACTATTTCGCGCCCTTGCCGAGCGTCCGGACAGATCGGCAGCTGATGCAGCCGCTGCTTCCGGGCTGGCAGGGGTGGACGAGGTGGAGGTGGCCAAGATCGTCCAGGCCATTGTAGCGGATAAAATGGATCTAGTGCGTTCAAAAGGGGAGAGGGCAGCCGCCCCGCTCATGGGCCTGGTGATGAAGGAGCTGAGAGGCAAGGCCGATGGCGCCCTGGTGAGCGCCATATTGAAGAAGGAAATAAATAATATACTGAGCGAGTGA
- the pcn gene encoding proliferating cell nuclear antigen (pcna) codes for MFKAVINAETLRDAIDSVSSLVDEVKFSISENGLELKAVDPANVAMVSLKIGSDAFEYFKADQGEIGVDLVRLSDVLSMADRGENVQLELDEESHKLKIGVGSLSYTLSLIDPTAIRKEPRIPDLDLPAHVTLPGGELRRAVKAAEKVSDHVILGVSDEGFYMEAKGDIDSLKLKIPSTELLGMKPGEARSLFSLDYLQDMSKSISKAGEVTLEMGIDYPLRVTFKLGQSVDINYLLAPRIEQE; via the coding sequence ATGTTCAAGGCAGTAATCAATGCAGAAACTCTGCGCGATGCAATCGACTCAGTCTCTTCTCTCGTGGATGAGGTTAAGTTCTCCATATCCGAAAATGGTCTGGAGCTGAAGGCAGTAGATCCTGCGAACGTAGCCATGGTGTCTCTCAAGATAGGCAGCGACGCCTTCGAGTACTTCAAGGCCGATCAAGGAGAGATCGGCGTGGACCTGGTTCGCTTAAGCGATGTCTTGAGCATGGCTGACAGGGGTGAGAATGTGCAGCTGGAGCTGGACGAGGAGAGCCACAAGCTGAAGATCGGCGTGGGCTCACTTTCCTACACCCTAAGCCTTATCGATCCCACGGCCATAAGGAAGGAACCACGCATCCCCGATCTGGACCTGCCGGCTCATGTGACGCTTCCCGGCGGGGAGTTGAGAAGAGCAGTAAAAGCAGCGGAAAAGGTGAGCGACCACGTGATCCTGGGCGTCTCTGATGAGGGCTTTTATATGGAAGCCAAGGGGGATATCGACTCCCTCAAGCTCAAGATCCCCAGCACTGAGCTCTTAGGCATGAAGCCAGGCGAGGCCAGGAGCCTCTTCTCTTTAGACTATCTGCAGGATATGTCAAAGTCCATCAGCAAAGCAGGAGAGGTCACGCTGGAGATGGGCATAGACTACCCCCTGCGGGTAACCTTCAAGCTAGGCCAGTCCGTGGACATCAACTATCTCCTCGCTCCCCGAATTGAGCAGGAATGA
- the aroC gene encoding chorismate synthase, which yields MPGSSFGTLFRITTWGESHGRAVGVVLDGCPAELALTEYDIQKELDRRRPGQSRASTQRTEADRVEILSGIFEGKTTGTPISMLIWNRDADSASYDLLRNRPRPGHADYAYQMKYGLRDHRGGGRSSARETAGRVAAGAVAKKLLQHFGVEVAAFVTELGGIKSRTDSVDLAELRARVEANPIRCPDPNAAMRMMEQLDLVRQEGDSLGGMVTIIARGVPPGLGDPVFDKLDADLAKALMSLGAVKAVEIGAGIGCAGMRGSEMNDPLRMEGGKIGFEGNNAGGILGGISTGMDIVCRIAVKPTPSIAKKQHTVDLAAGMDAEIEIKGRHDPAIPPRMVPVAEAMVAIVLADHLLRQRMSRL from the coding sequence ATGCCTGGTAGCTCCTTTGGAACCCTATTTCGCATCACCACCTGGGGCGAGTCTCATGGCAGAGCGGTGGGCGTTGTTTTAGACGGCTGCCCAGCAGAACTGGCATTAACGGAATATGATATTCAAAAGGAGCTGGACCGCAGGCGTCCGGGCCAGAGCCGGGCATCCACCCAGAGAACGGAGGCGGATCGGGTGGAGATCCTCTCCGGCATCTTCGAGGGAAAGACCACCGGCACCCCCATATCCATGCTGATCTGGAACCGGGATGCAGACTCGGCCAGCTACGACCTCTTGCGCAACAGGCCCCGGCCAGGTCATGCCGATTATGCTTATCAGATGAAGTATGGCCTGCGCGACCATCGGGGCGGGGGCAGGTCGTCCGCTCGAGAGACGGCTGGCCGGGTGGCTGCGGGAGCGGTGGCCAAGAAGCTGCTGCAGCATTTTGGGGTGGAGGTCGCAGCCTTTGTGACCGAGCTTGGAGGGATCAAGTCCAGGACCGATTCGGTAGATTTGGCTGAGCTTCGCGCCCGGGTGGAGGCCAACCCCATACGCTGCCCGGATCCTAATGCTGCAATGAGGATGATGGAGCAATTGGATCTTGTCCGGCAGGAGGGTGATAGCCTGGGGGGCATGGTAACGATCATCGCCCGGGGGGTGCCGCCGGGCCTGGGAGATCCGGTCTTCGACAAGCTGGATGCTGACCTGGCCAAAGCGCTCATGAGCCTGGGGGCGGTAAAGGCGGTGGAGATAGGGGCGGGTATTGGCTGCGCCGGTATGCGGGGAAGCGAGATGAACGATCCTCTCCGAATGGAGGGAGGGAAGATCGGCTTTGAGGGCAACAATGCCGGTGGCATTTTAGGCGGAATATCCACGGGAATGGATATAGTCTGCCGGATTGCAGTCAAGCCCACCCCGTCCATCGCCAAAAAGCAGCATACCGTGGACCTAGCTGCCGGAATGGATGCGGAGATAGAGATCAAAGGGAGGCACGATCCGGCCATACCCCCCAGGATGGTACCGGTAGCCGAGGCCATGGTCGCAATAGTCCTGGCAGACCACCTTCTGCGTCAGAGAATGTCAAGGCTCTGA
- a CDS encoding glutaredoxin family protein — protein sequence MVYRVYSTKSCPKCEQLKAALVKAGIAFENIDMGTPEALTELRINGVFTLSAPVLQEEDNFYTLEDLFSGDNLRDLAGILKG from the coding sequence TTGGTCTATAGAGTCTATTCCACCAAATCCTGCCCCAAATGCGAGCAGCTCAAAGCAGCTCTTGTCAAGGCTGGCATCGCTTTTGAGAACATCGATATGGGCACTCCCGAGGCCCTCACCGAGCTGCGCATAAATGGCGTTTTCACCCTCTCCGCTCCAGTGCTCCAGGAGGAAGATAATTTCTATACCTTAGAGGACCTTTTCTCTGGCGATAACCTTCGCGATCTGGCGGGCATCCTCAAGGGCTAG
- a CDS encoding DNA primase large subunit PriL — protein MKISDYPFTQEAAEAVRSRNISLDSLLDKSLFQSVRSRAAERLRGAVGGEAIPDGRASSESEQLFELLSYPLARVMVSCLNDPILLRRYALAEAKLAFRRMQHEKEGLVVLANDLGINPQGQGPWKIHFSEYIRAAHRMHSPKWKLTNRDLSEGYLTVTDVELRRLLEEAIREKVLKGLPVSVDERICQGLEEYLAPVKRDLEALAAKQKIDLGEVKEGAFPPCIKKMLSEVSKGANLAHSARFALVSFLLQINMTPDEVIALFATSPDFDQDRTRYQVEHIAGATGTRYKPPACATMATYGNCPGEDDLCRRIRHPLSYYERRSIMLKPGAISSAKEGQT, from the coding sequence ATGAAGATCTCGGACTATCCTTTTACTCAGGAGGCGGCAGAAGCAGTCCGCAGCCGAAATATCTCCCTGGATAGCCTTCTGGACAAATCCCTTTTCCAGTCGGTGCGATCCAGAGCGGCAGAACGCCTGCGAGGAGCGGTCGGCGGTGAAGCCATTCCCGATGGGCGGGCGAGCAGCGAGTCTGAGCAGCTCTTTGAACTTCTCAGCTATCCACTGGCCAGGGTCATGGTCTCCTGTCTGAACGATCCCATTCTTCTGCGCCGATACGCTCTGGCAGAGGCGAAGCTGGCCTTCCGGAGGATGCAGCATGAAAAGGAAGGGCTGGTCGTCCTGGCCAACGACCTGGGGATCAATCCTCAGGGGCAGGGGCCCTGGAAGATCCATTTTTCTGAATACATCCGGGCAGCACACCGCATGCACAGCCCCAAATGGAAGCTCACCAACCGCGATCTGTCTGAGGGATATCTTACGGTCACCGATGTCGAGCTCAGGCGGTTGTTGGAGGAGGCGATCAGAGAGAAGGTCCTCAAGGGTCTGCCAGTATCTGTGGACGAGAGGATCTGCCAGGGCCTGGAGGAGTATCTTGCCCCGGTCAAGAGAGACCTAGAGGCCCTGGCTGCCAAGCAGAAGATCGATTTGGGAGAGGTCAAAGAGGGCGCTTTTCCCCCCTGCATCAAAAAGATGCTCTCTGAGGTCTCAAAAGGCGCCAACCTAGCTCATAGCGCCCGGTTTGCTCTGGTCAGCTTCCTCTTGCAGATCAATATGACCCCTGATGAGGTGATCGCCCTTTTTGCCACCAGCCCGGACTTCGACCAGGATCGCACCCGCTACCAGGTTGAGCATATCGCTGGAGCGACAGGAACCCGGTACAAGCCGCCTGCATGTGCTACCATGGCCACATATGGCAACTGCCCTGGGGAGGACGATCTCTGCCGGAGGATTCGCCATCCTCTCAGCTACTATGAGAGAAGGTCAATCATGCTCAAACCAGGAGCTATATCGTCTGCAAAGGAAGGGCAGACATAA
- a CDS encoding DUF5612 domain-containing protein, whose amino-acid sequence MSIAINVICLDRPGMLRDIAGVVAKMGGNIVYTQQFVVERGINSDKASVYMEIDCSTQDVNRMIEELDGFDSITEVSVHDPFEKIYGSRVIIIGGGAQVAQVAVGAVNEADRHNLRGERISVDTIPLVGEVAIADAVSAVSRLPRASILVLAGALMGGRITQEVARLQEEGIPVIALKMAGSVPGQADMVVTDPIQAGTFAVMHVASTAVFDIARVRGREF is encoded by the coding sequence ATGAGCATAGCGATAAACGTGATCTGCCTGGACCGCCCGGGAATGCTGCGCGATATTGCCGGCGTGGTGGCAAAGATGGGTGGCAATATAGTCTACACCCAGCAGTTTGTGGTGGAGAGAGGAATCAACAGCGACAAAGCATCGGTCTACATGGAGATCGATTGCTCCACCCAGGATGTCAATAGAATGATCGAGGAGCTGGATGGGTTTGACTCCATCACCGAGGTCTCAGTCCATGATCCATTCGAGAAGATCTACGGATCCAGGGTGATAATAATAGGGGGCGGGGCCCAGGTAGCCCAGGTGGCAGTAGGAGCGGTCAATGAGGCCGATCGGCACAATCTGCGGGGGGAGAGGATCAGCGTGGATACCATCCCCCTGGTTGGTGAAGTGGCCATAGCCGATGCCGTAAGCGCAGTGAGCCGTCTGCCCAGGGCCAGCATTCTGGTCCTAGCAGGAGCTCTCATGGGAGGGCGCATCACTCAGGAGGTGGCCCGGCTTCAGGAGGAGGGAATACCGGTCATCGCCCTGAAGATGGCGGGCTCAGTTCCCGGTCAGGCGGATATGGTGGTCACAGACCCCATTCAGGCAGGCACATTTGCCGTTATGCATGTGGCCAGCACCGCCGTCTTCGATATCGCCCGGGTGAGAGGAAGGGAGTTCTAG
- a CDS encoding ORC1-type DNA replication protein, which yields MLLWEETLFKDRDIFELDHLPDQFLHRERQLDSLKFCIRPALQGGRPVNALCLGPPGTGKTTAIFKLFEEIEAHSTRIVPVHVNCQMDSTRYAVFYQLYKKIFEHAPPSSGISFKRVFEKVAQHSADEDKVLIVALDDINYLFPEKEVDHVLYSLLRAHETCPGARMGVIGIMSELALNYVLDPRVVSVFQAEEVIFPLYSRNEIKDILSRRSQMGFYPGVIADDILETVVDHTEKSGDLRVGIDLLKRAGLNAEKRASKSISPEDVASSLERSRLVHLTYALKSLKADEKEVLRMATLQESWRAGELFRLFHEKTGAGYTRFHEILNKLDAIRLINADFTGQGERGRSRIIRVRYEAEEILSRLNQ from the coding sequence ATGCTCCTCTGGGAGGAGACCCTCTTCAAGGACAGGGACATCTTCGAGCTAGATCACCTGCCCGATCAGTTCCTCCATAGAGAAAGGCAGCTGGACAGCCTCAAGTTTTGCATCCGGCCAGCTCTGCAGGGGGGGCGGCCGGTAAATGCCCTCTGTCTCGGCCCGCCGGGAACGGGAAAGACAACGGCCATCTTCAAGCTCTTCGAGGAGATCGAGGCCCATTCCACTCGGATCGTCCCGGTGCATGTCAACTGTCAGATGGATTCCACCAGATATGCGGTCTTCTACCAGCTTTACAAGAAGATCTTCGAGCATGCCCCTCCATCCAGCGGCATCTCCTTCAAGCGGGTCTTCGAGAAGGTGGCCCAGCATTCGGCAGATGAGGATAAGGTGCTGATAGTGGCCCTGGACGACATCAACTACCTCTTCCCAGAAAAGGAGGTGGACCATGTCCTATACTCCCTTCTCCGGGCGCACGAGACCTGTCCCGGGGCCAGGATGGGAGTGATAGGCATCATGAGCGAGCTGGCTTTGAACTATGTTCTCGATCCCAGGGTGGTCTCGGTATTTCAGGCGGAAGAGGTGATATTTCCTCTTTACAGCCGCAATGAGATCAAGGATATTCTCAGCCGCCGGTCGCAGATGGGCTTCTATCCGGGGGTGATTGCTGATGATATCCTGGAGACTGTTGTCGACCATACGGAGAAGTCCGGGGATCTGAGGGTGGGAATCGACCTTCTGAAGAGGGCTGGCCTGAATGCGGAAAAACGCGCTTCTAAGAGCATATCCCCTGAGGACGTGGCCAGCTCGCTGGAGCGCTCCCGTCTGGTCCACCTCACCTATGCCTTGAAATCTCTGAAGGCGGATGAGAAGGAGGTCTTGCGCATGGCGACCCTCCAGGAGAGCTGGCGCGCAGGGGAGCTATTCCGCCTCTTCCATGAGAAGACGGGTGCGGGATACACCCGATTTCATGAGATCCTGAATAAGCTGGATGCGATCCGGCTAATCAATGCCGATTTTACCGGGCAGGGTGAACGAGGACGAAGCCGCATAATTAGGGTGCGCTATGAGGCTGAGGAGATCCTCAGCAGATTGAATCAATGA
- the pstC gene encoding phosphate ABC transporter permease subunit PstC codes for MNRPRMMMPRRYSELFVETLLFVSAITSILVMLLIFYFLIHESIPAFSELGIISLLAGMKWHPSGDIYGFLPLITASLTITILALFINIAIGFPLAIYLAELAGPRSKAILKPAIELLAGVPSIVYGFLGVIILVSYLQDSFDMLTGRSILAGSILLGVMFIPYLTTICEDALRAVPGEFKEGSLALGANRWQTIRNVTIPAASSGITAAVLLNIGSIIGETMAVLLVVGNVARIASPYYDIFDQGATFTSVIAGEMGEVARGSTHYHALFAVGLILLLVVSILSLIADFARARIRKKFGGY; via the coding sequence ATGAATCGGCCACGAATGATGATGCCCCGCAGGTATAGCGAGCTTTTCGTAGAGACGCTTTTATTTGTGTCCGCCATCACATCGATTCTGGTCATGCTTTTAATATTCTATTTTCTCATTCACGAGAGCATTCCCGCATTTTCGGAGCTTGGCATCATCTCTCTTTTAGCGGGTATGAAATGGCATCCTTCTGGTGATATCTACGGCTTTCTGCCCCTTATCACCGCATCCCTCACCATCACCATTCTGGCCCTTTTCATCAACATCGCCATCGGATTTCCTCTGGCCATCTACCTCGCCGAGCTGGCTGGCCCCAGGAGCAAGGCGATCCTCAAGCCGGCTATAGAGCTCCTGGCAGGGGTTCCATCCATTGTCTATGGTTTTTTAGGAGTGATCATCCTCGTATCCTACCTGCAGGATAGCTTTGATATGCTCACCGGAAGGTCAATTCTGGCCGGATCAATACTTTTGGGAGTGATGTTCATCCCTTACCTCACCACCATCTGCGAGGACGCTCTAAGGGCGGTGCCGGGGGAGTTCAAAGAGGGATCCCTCGCCCTGGGGGCGAACCGGTGGCAGACAATAAGAAATGTCACCATACCCGCGGCATCATCCGGAATCACCGCTGCCGTGCTCCTCAATATAGGAAGCATAATAGGCGAGACCATGGCAGTGCTGCTGGTGGTGGGCAACGTGGCCAGGATAGCCTCTCCCTACTATGATATCTTCGACCAGGGGGCGACATTCACCTCCGTCATTGCCGGAGAGATGGGTGAAGTTGCCAGGGGATCGACCCACTATCACGCCCTCTTTGCCGTGGGTCTCATTCTATTGCTTGTGGTCTCCATACTGAGCTTGATTGCGGATTTTGCCAGGGCGCGGATCAGAAAGAAGTTCGGAGGATATTGA
- a CDS encoding transcription factor S, with protein sequence MEFCPQCKSMMMPKDGMMVCRKCGHKLPKANSESLVSKTEQLSRIVPVLEQESAGLPTTTARCPECGNNVAYWWLRQLRSADESEVRFFRCTKCSNTWREYD encoded by the coding sequence ATGGAATTTTGTCCCCAATGCAAGAGCATGATGATGCCCAAAGATGGAATGATGGTCTGTCGCAAGTGCGGCCATAAGCTGCCCAAAGCCAACAGCGAGTCCCTGGTCAGCAAGACTGAGCAGCTCTCTCGCATAGTTCCCGTGCTGGAACAGGAATCTGCTGGCCTTCCCACCACCACCGCCCGCTGCCCGGAATGCGGCAATAATGTCGCATACTGGTGGCTGCGCCAGTTGCGCAGTGCAGATGAGAGCGAGGTTAGGTTCTTCCGATGCACTAAATGCAGCAACACCTGGCGAGAGTACGACTAG